One Myxococcales bacterium genomic region harbors:
- a CDS encoding TetR/AcrR family transcriptional regulator, which yields MSPPPVTVSPERVLTAATTIVRKKGLPALSCRAVADELGCSVAPIYRIYASMDALTEATLTHIFSHLVAYMTKPYVPSALRSAGIGIVLFARDEPNFYRALFLERHGVAKMVLDLLGRLEAAAATTPGIGDVTAERRSVLVLDLWLYTHGLASMASASLVANLDEAWVAEKLQRVGAVLIGATLATAEVRPMALVDPSPRKARRRPK from the coding sequence ATGAGCCCACCTCCGGTTACCGTATCGCCCGAACGCGTGCTCACGGCCGCGACGACCATCGTCAGGAAGAAGGGCCTACCTGCCCTCTCGTGCCGGGCCGTCGCCGACGAGCTCGGGTGCTCCGTCGCCCCGATCTACCGCATCTATGCGTCCATGGACGCGCTCACCGAGGCGACGCTGACCCACATCTTCTCTCACCTCGTCGCGTACATGACGAAGCCGTATGTCCCCTCGGCGCTCCGCTCCGCCGGGATCGGGATCGTGCTCTTCGCGCGCGACGAGCCGAACTTCTACCGGGCGCTCTTCCTCGAGCGCCACGGCGTGGCCAAGATGGTGCTCGACCTCCTCGGACGCCTCGAAGCGGCAGCGGCGACGACCCCCGGCATCGGCGATGTGACTGCGGAGCGGCGAAGCGTGCTCGTCCTCGATCTATGGCTCTATACCCATGGCCTCGCGAGCATGGCTTCGGCGTCGCTCGTCGCGAATCTCGACGAGGCGTGGGTAGCTGAAAAGCTCCAACGCGTCGGTGCCGTCCTCATCGGCGCCACCCTCGCCACGGCCGAGGTGCGCCCCATGGCGCTCGTCGATCCTTCTCCCCGAAAGGCCAGGAGACGCCCCAAGTGA